The following coding sequences are from one Amphiprion ocellaris isolate individual 3 ecotype Okinawa chromosome 19, ASM2253959v1, whole genome shotgun sequence window:
- the socs3a gene encoding suppressor of cytokine signaling 3a — MVTHSKLSNSAMSSSPLDSNMRLPYRYKTFTSKTQYQMVLATLHKLQESGFYWSTITGKEANGMLASESTGTFLIRDSSDNRHLFTLSVKTGSGTKNLRIQCDTNSFYLQTDPKNVHSVPHFDCVLKLVHYYMPQSKGNTRSGNIYYIYSGGERIPLELIKPLSCSLSTLQHLCRKTVNGHLDISSKRDQLPHPLKEFLQEYDAPI, encoded by the coding sequence ATGGTAACTCACAGCAAATTGAGCAACTCCGCAATGAGCAGCAGCCCCTTGGACTCCAACATGCGGCTGCCTTACCGTTACAAGACTTTCACCTCCAAGACGCAGTACCAGATGGTCTTGGCCACGCTTCACAAGCTCCAGGAGAGCGGCTTCTACTGGAGCACCATCACTGGCAAGGAGGCCAACGGCATGCTGGCGTCTGAGAGCACAGGCACCTTCCTCATCCGGGACAGCTCTGACAACCGGCACCTGTTCACACTCAGTGTCAAGACCGGGTCGGGCACAAAGAACCTGCGAATTCAGTGTGACACAAACTCTTTTTACCTGCAAACAGACCCCAAAAATGTTCACTCTGTTCCCCACTTTGACTGTGTCCTCAAGCTGGTTCATTACTACATGCCCCAGAGCAAAGGGAACACTCGCAGTGGGAATATCTACTACATTTACTCTGGAGGGGAAAGGATCCCTCTGGAGCTCATCAAACCTCTCTCCTGTAGTTTGTCCACCTTGCAGCACCTGTGCAGGAAAACAGTCAATGGACATTTGGACATTTCTTCAAAAAGAGACCAACTTCCTCACCCTCTTAAGGAGTTCCTCCAGGAGTATGATGCTCCTATCTAG